The genomic stretch GGGGGAGAGGAAAAAGGAATAATTAAACCCAAACGTCCTGGTAACTTTTTCCTGGAACACGAGGGCGCAGGGCGGGAGGCTCTGGTCCCTGGAATGGCGGTCTGGACTCTCAACCCCTCCTTCACCCTACCCCTGCTCTGCCTCAGTTGTCTTCAAACCCCAAGGATTGTCCCTTTCCAGCCCTTTGGCCAGTCCTGGGGTCACATCCTGACTCCTTAGGCAGTGCCTGTAAGGGCCTTGTCTGCCTCCTAAGCCCCTCCTGCCGGTGACCTGACTCAGCCATCCAAATGAGATCATGGGGACTCATCCTGGACCCTTCTTCCTATAGTGGGGTGACTAGTGCCCCCCAAAGATATGGCTGCCCAGAACCCGTGTATGTGACCTGATTTGGCAGAAAGGTCTTTGTAGATGTGAGTGAGTGAAGGATCTTGGGATGACATCATCCTGCTTTAGGATGGGCAGGAAATGCAATGGGAGGTGGTCTTAGAAGAGGAGAGACACAGTCACAGAGGGGAAGCCAGGTGAAAAATGCAGAGACTGCAGTGATGCGGCCACAAGCCAAGTGGcacctggagcccccagaaactggaagaggcaGAAGGGATCCTACCCTGGAGGGAATATGGCCCTgccacaccttgattttggatctCTGacctccacaactgtgagaacagagctctgttgttttaagctgccctctttgtggtactttgttatggctgCCCCAGGAAGGTCACAGGCCTTTTTCCTGTGGCTGCCATTTCTTCCATGCCCCTTCCTGCCCTCGTTACTTCCTAGCTAAACCCAGCATGGGGACAGCTTGCAGCACCTAGACTGCCCTCCCTCTGGGCACAGGCAGAGGAGGGATTTTGTGGACTTGGGAGTTCTGTCAGGTGGGAGGGCCAGAGAGAAATCTTGGAGAAGCAGGTGGTGACTGAGGGCCCAGGCCACCCTGAACCCTGGGCAGggatgcaggtgacccaggtgaCCCACCAGGCCCCGTGAAGTCTCTCTGCCTTCCCTCCTAACTCTCTGCTTCCTTTGTGAGCATCCTCTATCTTTGTGCCCATGGGGGCAGAGCTTGGGCGGTGCCAGGGGGACCGCAGTACTCACGGAAGATCGATCCAAGCACGGGGTGCCAGTCGGTCCTCCTGGAGCCGGTTGTTGCTGAGAACCAGAACACTGAGGCTGCAGCTGTGGTTCAGTGTGCCCTCTCTCACCTCCTCGATGATGTTTGTGCCCAAGTGCAGCTCCTAGGGCCAGGGTTCAGGGTAAGCATTCGACCCACCAGTCAGTGGTGGCCTAGCTCAGCTCCTTGCCCCCTTCCACTAGGCCCCACTGTCTCTGCCCCTCTCAGAGCTGTGGCCAACTGTGCAAAAGATCCCAGTTGACACCTGCAAGCTGTACCATGACTCTTCAGAGTCCTGCAAGACACAGGCTCAGAGAGCATTGCCAAGCACCAGGGAtcgtgaggcccagagagggcatgaGCCTTGTTCAGGGACACCTGGCAGGTCCACGATGGTCCTTGACGTTCAATTTTGGGCTCCAGGAAGGTTTCGTCGGGCTGAGGAAAGGCCCTTTGGTGCTGAGGCCTTGTGGGTTTAGCATCAAAATTGTCCCCACAGGCAGCTGGCCCAGCTGTTGTGGGCAGACACTCCAGTCTTTTGGCCACAGCTCAcccttgtgactcagttggtaaagaatcaacctgcaatgttggagacctgggttcaatccctgggttgggaagatcccctggagaagaaaaaggctacccactccagtattctggcctggagaattccatggactgtatagtccatggggtcgcaaagagtcagacacgactgagtgactctcactttcagggattccctggtggctcagacagtaaagcatcttcccgcaatgcaggagacccgggttcgatccctgggtcaggaagatcccctggagaaggaaatggcaacccactccagtactctttgcctagaaaattccatggatggaggagcctggtggactacagtccctggggtcacaaagagtcagacaactgagtgacttcacttcactttgcctCTCGTGGCCTCGGGGCTCATAGTCACCTGCAGGGAGGCTGGCAGGCCGGGCGGGATGGTTCGAAGCTGGTTCCGGTCCAGCCTCAGGTACAGCAGGCTGCGCAAGGGCTGGAAGGCCAGGGGGGAGATGTTTCCGTCATGTAGCCGGTTCCCTTCTACCTCCAGTGTCAGCAGCTGGCTGAGACCTGTGGTGGCAGGCCGAGGGGGCAGGTGAGCTGACTGCCAAGCTCAGAAGGCCGGCTGGGAGCTGCCCACCTTAGCTCCAGAGACCCCCCACCCCTGGTCCTTGAGGCCAGGGCCACCTTTCTAGGTTGGTGCTCCCTGTCTGCCCCCCAGGAGGCTGCCTTGGGTGGAGCCTCCTCTCGCCCCCTCCCCCTGGGGCCTGTTCGCACCCCAGAAGCTGCTGTGCTCCAGGCCCTGAAGATGGTTGTCATTGAGTTTGAGCTCCTGCAACGAGGTGGGCAAGGTTGGCACTGTGGACAGTGAGTTCCCATCCAGGTTCAGCCGCTTCAGCCGCGTCAGATTCTAGGAGGTTGGAGAAGACCAAGCTGGAGACTGGGATGCCGCTGGCTGGGGCTGGGCCTTCCCGGTGTGGCCTTGGGCTCGCCCTGCCCACAGACACCCTGCTTGGGTTGCATCATGGCTTCCTGGTTCCCTCTTGGACCAGGCTTGTCTGGCGGTTTCTAGAACTCTCCTCAGGTTCTCCCAAGAGTGCTGGTCCCTTGGGGGACCTCAGGATCTGTGTTGGCCTCCATGCTCCCAGCTATGGACCATGTCACTCTACATCACTGATGCCCCTGGCACTGATCCCCCAGGAGACCAGGATGAGGGGCTGCTGTGTACCTTGAAGGCGTGGGGGTGCAGGCCAAGGGCATCCAGCTTATTCTTGCTCAAGTCGAGCCACTCCAGATTAGGTAGTCCCAGGAACGTGTGGGCTGGGATCTTGGCAATTTCGTTCTCTGCGCACACACAGGGCAGCCATTTTCCCGGCCCCTCcaaccccctcccctctgccaaTCCGTACCTCCTCCACACAGGCCAGAGGCCGCAGTGACAGACTCCTTGAAGGAGCTGGGTCTTCTGATTGACCTGGTCAGAGCCTCTCAGGTCAGAGGGGCAGTGAGTCGTCCCCAGGCGTGGCGGGGAGGCAGCCACAGGGACCAAAGACCAATTGCGGCAGACACCCAGGTGTATGTCCTTCTACCCCTGCCATGGGAGTGGGTGTGAGAAAGTGGGGCCACCCACCTGCTAGGTAAAGCATGGTCAGGCCGGGGTCGGACAGGACAGGGACACGTTTCATCTTGACGTTGCCGCAGGCGATGGCCGCCTgggccaggaggcaggaggctggcAGGGAAGGCATGACCCGCTCTGGAGTGCCTGGGCCTATAGGCCCAGGGCTCTGCCCTCTCCTGCTTCCAGGTCTTTTCCGCCCATGACCTGTGGTCCCCGAGGTGTTGCTGCCCCCTTCACCTTGGCTATGATCCTTCTTCTCATGCCAGTCTGCTGGCCTGGGTTGCTGGGGGGCCCCTGGAGGATGAGAGATGAGGCTCTAGCCTGCTCACATAGCAACGGGGGCCTGCTGAGGAACAGGGTCTTTCCCGGGGCTCCCCAGACCCGCTGGTGACTCAGCCAGCTGTACCAGAAAAACAGGCCACTGGGCCTCCTGCTCTCGGCACCAAGGGCAAAGACCCAAACTAGGGCCCTGAGGCTGGGGTAGAAGATCTGCCTTGGCAGGGTTGccctcctgccttgcagatggGGGCACTCAGCTTGGGCACTCTGAGAGTGGGTGGGGGTCTCAGTAGGTGGGAGTGTCAGTGCAGTTGGGCTATGTGTCCGAAGTCAGTCTTCACCTTTGGGGTACCTCTTGGGCTTTGGGCCCTTTTTCTTGGCTTCCCGGCCTCTGACCTACCTACCCTGGCCCTTCTTGTCAGCCATGGCACCCTCTTGGGCTCGGGGGGTCCTTGCTGCCCCAGGCCTTGTTGTACCTGTGGCCTGGGGGTGGACCTGTACGGTGCCGGCCCCATGGTTGTGGCCCTGTTTGTGCTCCCAGGCTGCTGGCTGTGTCGACTTCCTCTGGGTCAGCCTGGGTCTGGCGAGGACCTTCCAGCGAGGGGCTGTGGTCCAGGTAGGGGCTCTGGGGGCCCCCTCCTTGGAGGCAGGCCGCAGCCATGGCCTGTCCAGCTGCCCGTCATCAGGCCTGTCTGGGCTCCCGTTCCTGAGCATGGGTCGCACTTGACCTGCAGAAGGAGccagtgtggggtggggtggctggGACCCCTGCGTGCCTGGGAGGCAGCACCTCCTTCCCGAGGAGGGAGATCAGCCATtggcctgcctgcctctctcctgtATTTGCCCAGGCCTCActtctgcctttttcttctctccttaggAGCTCTTGGCCTTCTGTCACTAACCCAAAGCCACCAAGTGTCAGAGATTCCCTGATCTCCAACTCACACTTTCACGGTGCCAGAGTGGAGGATCCTGAATAGGAGAGAGGTTCTCAATGTGATAAGCAGGCTGTGTCACCCTGCCTGCTTCTCAGAACTCCCAGGGATCCTTCAGGGACAAGGCACCAGCTGGTCCTTGGCTCATGACTGTGGGCCCAGGAGACCTTTAGTTGCCCTATTCAGAGAGGCGGGGCCTGCTCCTGTGTCTCCAGTTCCCTGTGACTTCTTCCTGGGCAGGGAAAGGCAGGGACCCCCTCTGGGAAGATGAAGGGTCACTGCCACATGGCATAGTTTGCTCTTGGAGGTGGAGGCCCCAGTGCCTACTGGGAAGGAGGTGTTGAGGGTGAGGAGAGCCTACGGGCCACTCTGAGGGGCTATCAGCCattgaaaaatggggataatagtctCCCACCCCAGACCTCCCCTCCACTGCATGGTGCATGctgaatcactcagtcgtgtccaactctgtgtgaccccatgcactctagcccgccaggctcctctatccatagaattctccaggcaagaatactggagtgggttgccatgcccttctccagggggatcttccccacccaggaatagaacccaggtctcctgcgttgcaggtggattctttactgctgagtcacttggGGAAGCCCCTCACTGCATGGTAGCCCCTCCTCAACCAGCACTGACCATGAGCCTGTCCTGCAAGTCCTGCTGTCTGCAGTGGGTTAAGGCACTGGGTCCCCTCACGGGCCCCTCCCATTCCACCCCTGGGCCTGGGCGGGGCCTCCATTTTCAGCCTCCTGCGCTTCTCTCAGTCCCCTTGGTAGGCATTAAGGCAGCCAACTGTACTCTCCAACCAGCAAACCTGGGTCCATTCTTCCAGATCCAGCTGCAGCAGCCTCTCTTGGTGAGGGGGTGTCTTCTCTCCCCTGTCCCCACCATGGGCAATCAGCACAAGGGCCTCTCAGAGTCCATCATGCCCCCTTACCCTCCAGGAACAAGTTCCCTGAGGCTCATGGGACCCTCACGGCCCTGAATGGAACACTCATGGTGGGTTATGAGGTGGGCAGCCTCAGGGTGAATCTGCTTGCTCTCCCTCTGTGCCAGCCCTGGAGGTGGCGGGTCCCAGTAGTGGGGGAGAGTGCCATCCTGCCAGCCACCCTGCTAGTGCCACTTACTCACCGTCCGGGGGCCCAGATGCGCTGGGTGGTGGTGGCTGCAGGGTGGGCATCCCTGTGGGGGttggctgggccccaggccctTTTGGGCCCAGGACTTGCTTGGCCAAGGCCCCTCCAGGGCAGCACCCCACCCAGAGAGCCAGGACAGGGAGCAGCACCCTCTTCATGGCCACCGGGGCTGGTGAAAGAGATGAAAGGCTGGAAAGGATGGAACACCAGTGGAGTGGCAGGCGACAGTCCGGCTCCCAGAGCTACAGTGCTTCGAGCCTCCCCTACCTGGCCTGGCCCCCCTCCAGGAAGGCTGCCCCCCAATAAACgcctccccaggcctggcccccGGCTTCCCGCAAAGTCCACTGCTCTCATCTgaggagaaagagagattgattttttttttcttggacctGAGTGCTCTCGCTCCTTTTCTGAGAAGCCTGCGTTCATTCTCCACTGGCCCTGACCCAGTGGCCCCCGTGAATAGGGCTTCTGTCTCTGCACACAGGGGGACCTGTGAGGCCCACCACAGATGGGGCTGCTCACCTCGGGCTGCCAGATCCTACCTCAGCGGCTGGGAAAAGAGAGGGTCTGGGCCTTGAGAGCCAGCAGCACACCCCAGGGCTTCCAAGGTCCTTGGGAGCCAGGGCAGGATCCTGGGGCACCGAACCATGGTGGCTCCAGCCCCTCTGTCGCAGTTGCTGATGCCGAGGCCTCCCAATTCCAGGGAAGACAGAACACgtgggcagagctgggatggGGTCCCAGTGCCCCCCACCTCTGGGCAGCTCCCTTTCCTCCaggcctccacctcctcctctgtgaaatggagagTGGGTATACATACACCCTGCAGGCCACCCCTCCCATGCCCTCACCCCTACATGGGAGTGTGTGTGGACCAGGGCAGCCAGGTTCTTCGGGAATCCTTGGTCTGGGGTGACCTGGCAGCCGTCTGGGTGAGGCCATTTCACAGGTCCTCACAGACTTCTTGGCTAACAGTTTCCAGGTCCCACTGGGACTGCTGACATCAGGCAGATGGGTCCCTCTGGGTCGGGATGGGGTCTGAGAGTAGGGGCAAAGAAGGGGTGTCTTAACCACAGGCTCCCTGGCCCGCCCTCAGAGGGCCCCAGCTCCAGGCCCAGCTGTGGCAGCAGGCGGGGGCTGGCAAAGTGGCCAGATCTCACCACATGGCTCTTTGGGGCCAGCCTTGAGGAAGCTTTTCCTACAACTCTGTCCAGCATTGACTTATGTTTGGAAGCGATCTTAAAAAATGAGTTAATTGTGGGCAAGGCTtgggtggaggggagagggggagggggtgaggaaCAGGGCCAGGAGGCTTGTGGAGGAGTGTCCCGTAGCCATCTGGGGCTCAAGGTATCTGTCAGGGGTCAGGGAGGAATGTGTGAGACCTAGGATggggcagggggcacagatttccCCCCACAAGCGAGTCTTCCTTTGTGCCTGGGGAGCAGTCTGAGTCCCGAGTGCCAGATGTGGTGAGGACACAGCAGTCACTGCCTTCCCAGAGCCCTTGGGCCACCTAAAAGTTGCACGTGAGCCATACAGGGTCCCCCGTCCTATCCGGGACTCTGGGTTAAGAAGTGAATTTGGGACCATGAGACAGAGACAGTCTAGGGATTGTGATCAAGCGCCCTGGGAACCAAGGATGAAGCCACCATCTGCTTGTGTGCTTGTAGGTGACACAGGATATCCTGGGCTAACGTTTTGCtaaagctgggggagggggagaacgTAGGCACAGGAAGCCAGGGTTTGCCCAGGGATCCTGGACCATTGAGCCCAATCCCTCCCTGCTCAGTACAGAGAAGGAACCGAGAGGGGGTAGGGTTGGCCCAAGTCTGATGCCAGAGACCGGGTCTCCTGCCTCCCGACCTGGGCATTGCTTGAGGACGTGGTAGGACCCAGCCTGAGATGGGCCCCTGGAGACGGACGGACTGGTGGGAGCCCCGGCTCTGACCCTCCCCCTGCCTGGGGATGGATTCTGGAATCCTGGCCCCCAACCCATTTCCCCTGTTTGCGCCGCTCCCCAGGCGCTGACTAAACATCCTGCCATCTGGTTCCCATTAgctgggctggaggtgggggaagcCTGCTCCCAGGTTTCTCTGGCACAgtggcctggaggagggaggcctAAGCTCCTACCCACCTAGGCAGGAAGGGGCGAGGCCTGGAGCACTCTCAGCCCCCCAGGTCCCATGGAGTCCTGTCCTCACTGCCCTTCTCCCACCGGGGGCTCATTGGCCACctggctacctactctgtccagTATCAAGGCGTCTGGCCGTCGTGGGGACCTTGTAGCCACCCTCACAGAGCACAGCCTGAACACAGAGCTTGCTCGTGGACTGGGCTGAGACAGGCAGGGCCCCAGGCCAACACTAACCCTGAGCCTGGTGTCTGGATTTTCCAGGAACCAGAGATGTAGCCTGAGGGTTGCTGGAAGGGTTTTGGGCTCCCAGCTCTGCCCGGACGGCTCAGCCATGTGATGTCAGGAGGAAGCCTCCCTGTTCAGGGCCTCGGTCTCCCCATTTCGTTGTGACAGATATGGTCTCTTTAGAAAGTTCTAGAATCTGAGAACTGGAAGGGTTTTGGGCTCCCAGCTCTGCCCAGACGGCTCAGCCATGTGATGTCAGGAGGAAGCCTCCCTGCTCAGGGCCTCGGTCTCCCTATTTCATTGTGGTGGATATGGTCTCTTTAGAAAGTTCTAGAGTCTGAGAACAGGCAGGGCCCTATAGTAACTGGATGAAATGATCAAAATTGCTTCTGGCTGCACAATCTCAAGGTTCTGAGGACTAGGAAGGGAGTCTTGCTCCTTCTCCTCTGGTTCTTCCCTTCCACGTGGTCCACTGTCTACATGCAATTATCCCCCAAGAACACCCATACCCTCATGAGTCAGGACTCACTCAAATTGGCAGCCTAGAGGATGACAAAGCAATGCCCTTCGTCCCTCAAGCCTCTTTAGAACTGCACAGCGGAAAGCTCCTGTCCTGTCAAGGGAGGATTGGAGAATAGATCTTTGCTCACAGAACATTCCTGAGCCCCTGTGGTGGGCCAGACACCATGCCTGGCACAGTGTGTGGTACAGTGGTGAACCACATGGCCAGCTTTCCTGTGCTCACAAAGTGTGCTGTCTAGTGGGGTGTGTGAGGACCCCATCAGAAGGAAAGGGGCTGGCCACGGTGACTGTAGGAAGAAACACTTTCGACAGGATGAGGACTGTGAGAAACTGATGTTTGGGCTGAGATGTGAGTGAAAAGGAGATATCCATGCAAAAAGGGCTCCAGTAAGGAACCCCCCCGAGGAGGATGGACAGCAGTGcgaaggccctgaggcagaaaagGCTTTGGCCCACTTTGAGAACCAGCAAGGAGACCAGTGTGGTGGAGCAGGCTGAGTGAGGGGTGAGGCCGGGGAAGGGCTGCAGGGCTAGCTAGCTTGATAACGCATCAAAATGTGGCCAGTGGACTTTGCCTTTGACCTTGAAGGAAGCAGGGAACTGCTGTGGATTTCTGAGCAGAGGAGTTACATGtgatctgactttttaaaaaaaatgttattgaagtatagttgaattacaatgttgtgttaatgtctgctgtacagcaaaatgaacagttatacatacacacacgcacacgcacacacacacacacacacacacacacacatatatatacatatatatagtttttctttttcatattcttttccattatggcctATCACAGGATatcgaatatagttccctgtgatatatagtacagagaaggaaatggcaacccactccagtattcttgcctggagaatcccagggacagaggagcctggtgggctgccatctatgaggtcacacagagttggacacgactgagtgacttagtagcagcagtagCTATACTGTACgatcttattgtttatccatcctatatataatagtttgcagctactaatcccaaactctcaatccttccctctccctcccacctcccccttgggcaaccacaagtctgttctctatgtctatgagtatATTTCAgagataggttcatttgtttcgtattttagattctgcatataagtgatatcatatggtatttgtctttctctttctgacttatttcacttagtatgaaaatctTTAGGGCCATGCGTGTTTGcaaatccatgttgctgcaaagaatttcagtctttttaatgactgagttttatatatatatatatatatatatgtatgtatgtatacataactcagccattaaaaagaatgaaattatacacatatacatacacatgtatgtgtatacaaacatgtatatatacatgtatgtatgtatatactatatatacatatatagtacatatatgtatatatgcatatacatatatatacatacacatatatgcatatacatatatatgtatttacaatatacacatatatacatacatatatacacatatatgtatgtatatacaatatatatatatactgcatctcctttattcattcatctgtcaatggacatttaggttgtttccatatcttggctattgtgaacagtgctgctatgaatatagggGTTTAATTAGAGTCTtatctgggtatatgcccaggagtgggattgctggatcatatggcaactctgtttttagtttttttgaggaacttccatactgttttcccttgtggttgcaccaatttactttcccaccaacaatggggggggtcccttttctccacactctccccagcatttattatttatagatatcttaatgatggccattctgactggtgtgagttggtacctcattgtagtttggatttgcatttgtctaataattag from Cervus elaphus chromosome X, mCerEla1.1, whole genome shotgun sequence encodes the following:
- the LOC122689095 gene encoding extracellular matrix protein 2-like isoform X4 produces the protein MKRVLLPVLALWVGCCPGGALAKQVLGPKGPGAQPTPTGMPTLQPPPPSASGPPDGAPQQPRPADWHEKKDHSQGEGGSNTSGTTGHGRKRPGSRRGQSPGPIGPGTPERVMPSLPASCLLAQAAIACGNVKMKRVPVLSDPGLTMLYLAENEIAKIPAHTFLGLPNLEWLDLSKNKLDALGLHPHAFKNLTRLKRLNLDGNSLSTVPTLPTSLQELKLNDNHLQGLEHSSFWGLSQLLTLEVEGNRLHDGNISPLAFQPLRSLLYLRLDRNQLRTIPPGLPASLQELHLGTNIIEEVREGTLNHSCSLSVLVLSNNRLQEDRLAPRAWIDLPKLEALDLSYNRLVHVPSFLPRGLRHLMLHHNRIERIPGYVFAHMKPGLETLHLAHNSLREDGIHGVSFLGLQASLAELLLDHNQLQAIPRGLLGLRALQVLRLSHNKIRHVPLNSICDTRVAQDSNLISTHLENNLIDRRRIPPTAFSCIRAYHSVVLEPQQKEGESA
- the LOC122689095 gene encoding extracellular matrix protein 2-like isoform X2, whose product is MKRVLLPVLALWVGCCPGGALAKQVLGPKGPGAQPTPTGMPTLQPPPPSASGPPDGQVRPMLRNGSPDRPDDGQLDRPWLRPASKEGAPRAPTWTTAPRWKVLARPRLTQRKSTQPAAWEHKQGHNHGAGTVQVHPQATGAPQQPRPADWHEKKDHSQGEGGSNTSGTTGHGRKRPGSRRGQSPGPIGPGTPERVMPSLPASCLLAQAAIACGNVKMKRVPVLSDPGLTMLYLAENEIAKIPAHTFLGLPNLEWLDLSKNKLDALGLHPHAFKNLTRLKRLNLDGNSLSTVPTLPTSLQELKLNDNHLQGLEHSSFWGLSQLLTLEVEGNRLHDGNISPLAFQPLRSLLYLRLDRNQLRTIPPGLPASLQELHLGTNIIEEVREGTLNHSCSLSVLVLSNNRLQEDRLAPRAWIDLPKLEALDLSYNRLVHVPSFLPRGLRHLMLHHNRIERIPGYVFAHMKPGLETLHLAHNSLREDGIHGVSFLGLQASLAELLLDHNQLQAIPRGLLGLRALQVLRLSHNKIRHVPLNSICDTRVAQDSNLISTHLENNLIDRRRIPPTAFSCIRAYHSVVLEPQQKEGESA
- the LOC122689095 gene encoding extracellular matrix protein 2-like isoform X1, which encodes MKRVLLPVLALWVGCCPGGALAKQVLGPKGPGAQPTPTGMPTLQPPPPSASGPPDGQVRPMLRNGSPDRPDDGQLDRPWLRPASKEGAPRAPTWTTAPRWKVLARPRLTQRKSTQPAAWEHKQGHNHGAGTVQVHPQATGTTRPGAARTPRAQEGAMADKKGQGAPQQPRPADWHEKKDHSQGEGGSNTSGTTGHGRKRPGSRRGQSPGPIGPGTPERVMPSLPASCLLAQAAIACGNVKMKRVPVLSDPGLTMLYLAENEIAKIPAHTFLGLPNLEWLDLSKNKLDALGLHPHAFKNLTRLKRLNLDGNSLSTVPTLPTSLQELKLNDNHLQGLEHSSFWGLSQLLTLEVEGNRLHDGNISPLAFQPLRSLLYLRLDRNQLRTIPPGLPASLQELHLGTNIIEEVREGTLNHSCSLSVLVLSNNRLQEDRLAPRAWIDLPKLEALDLSYNRLVHVPSFLPRGLRHLMLHHNRIERIPGYVFAHMKPGLETLHLAHNSLREDGIHGVSFLGLQASLAELLLDHNQLQAIPRGLLGLRALQVLRLSHNKIRHVPLNSICDTRVAQDSNLISTHLENNLIDRRRIPPTAFSCIRAYHSVVLEPQQKEGESA
- the LOC122689095 gene encoding extracellular matrix protein 2-like isoform X3, with product MKRVLLPVLALWVGCCPGGALAKQVLGPKGPGAQPTPTGMPTLQPPPPSASGPPDGQVRPMLRNGSPDRPDDGQLDRPWLRPASKEGAPRAPTWTTAPRWKVLARPRLTQRKSTQPAAWEHKQGHNHGAGTVQVHPQATGTTRPGAARTPRAQEGAMADKKGQGAPQQPRPADWHEKKDHSQENEIAKIPAHTFLGLPNLEWLDLSKNKLDALGLHPHAFKNLTRLKRLNLDGNSLSTVPTLPTSLQELKLNDNHLQGLEHSSFWGLSQLLTLEVEGNRLHDGNISPLAFQPLRSLLYLRLDRNQLRTIPPGLPASLQELHLGTNIIEEVREGTLNHSCSLSVLVLSNNRLQEDRLAPRAWIDLPKLEALDLSYNRLVHVPSFLPRGLRHLMLHHNRIERIPGYVFAHMKPGLETLHLAHNSLREDGIHGVSFLGLQASLAELLLDHNQLQAIPRGLLGLRALQVLRLSHNKIRHVPLNSICDTRVAQDSNLISTHLENNLIDRRRIPPTAFSCIRAYHSVVLEPQQKEGESA
- the LOC122689095 gene encoding extracellular matrix protein 2-like isoform X5, encoding MKRVLLPVLALWVGCCPGGALAKQVLGPKGPGAQPTPTGMPTLQPPPPSASGPPDENEIAKIPAHTFLGLPNLEWLDLSKNKLDALGLHPHAFKNLTRLKRLNLDGNSLSTVPTLPTSLQELKLNDNHLQGLEHSSFWGLSQLLTLEVEGNRLHDGNISPLAFQPLRSLLYLRLDRNQLRTIPPGLPASLQELHLGTNIIEEVREGTLNHSCSLSVLVLSNNRLQEDRLAPRAWIDLPKLEALDLSYNRLVHVPSFLPRGLRHLMLHHNRIERIPGYVFAHMKPGLETLHLAHNSLREDGIHGVSFLGLQASLAELLLDHNQLQAIPRGLLGLRALQVLRLSHNKIRHVPLNSICDTRVAQDSNLISTHLENNLIDRRRIPPTAFSCIRAYHSVVLEPQQKEGESA